The nucleotide sequence AGAATATCGCAGGATTCCCTGGATCTGGCGCGTCGCCATTGGCTGTGGCAAACGAGCCGAGGGAGATCAGCTTTTCAAGCTGTTAGAGGTTTCGCTTCCGAAAGACGGAGAACCGCTTCGGGACTGGCAGGCGGTCGTCGTTGGAGGTGGAATCATCAATGGCATCAGCTTGAGCGGAGGATGGCCGAAAGGGCGAATTCTCGAAATCCTTAAGGACTCGCCCGATCTGAACCAGCGGTGGAAGAGGTCACTGGTTCTCGCGTCAGAGATGAGCGACAACGAACGCGTTCCGACGGGAACGCGATATGACGCACTGCGAATGATTGCTGTGGACGACTGGAATCGACGTCGCGCGCAACTGGTGAAGTATCTCGCAAAGGGCGTCAACGCCGAACTGCAGATGGGGTCGATCAGCGGTCTGAGTGATGTCGAGTCGTCAGAAGTCGCTGACCTGCTACTGGGCTGTGTCGAATATGTCAACGAGCACAATCGCACGCTCGCCCTCGACGCACTGCTGAGGACCGATCGCCGCGCAGAGAAATTGCTTGATGCCATTGCCGGTGGCCAATTGTCAGCAGCCCGGTTAAGTTCCGCACACCGAAAATCACTGCTTGAGTCGAAAACGTCATCGATCAGGGAGCGGGCGGTCAAGCTTTTGAAAGAATGATGGGCAATCAATGAACGAACTCGAACTTGCCGAGCGACTCCCAGCGACTTTTGGCGTCTTTCGTGAAGGTGTTGATCGGCAGTTACATACGGGCCTGCAGATCTATGTCTCGCTTCAGGGCGAGGTCCTGGCTGATGGTGGATTCGGACTCTCCGCGCCAGGCCAGCCGATGACATCAGAGACGATCAATCTGTGGCTGAGTGCGGGTAAGCCGTTGACAGTGGTCGCAATCCTGCAGCAGTGGGAGCAAGGTCGACTGCGACTGGATGATCCCGTGGTGAAATTCATCCCGGAGTTTGCGGGGGGGGGCAAGGATGGGATCACCATCCGCCACATACTGACTCATACCTGCGGTTTCCGGAATGTCGAAACGGGCTGGCCCGAAGCGTCCTGGAATGACATCATTCGGCGGATCTGCGATTCGAGCGTCGAACCCGACTGGGTGGTAGGACAAACGGCGGGGTACCATACCGCATCGAGCTGGTTCATCCTGGGTGAGATCCTGTCCCGGCTGACGGGGCTTTCTTATCCCGACGCGATGCGCAAGGGACTATTTGAACCTCTCGGCCTGCGGCAAAGCTTCACGAGCCTGACTCCCACACAATATGCGGAATACGAAAGCCGGTTGGGAAAAATCTACACCCGAGAGGGGGGCGGTCTGCAACTTCTGGACTGGCACGAGCCGGCCCGTTGTGAAAAGCCCTCTCCGGGTGCGAATACGCGGGGGCCGATTCGGGAACTGGGCTCCTTCTACGAAATGTTGCTGAATGAAGGACAATACCAGGGGCGGCAGATCCTGACCCCTCAGACCGTGGCCGCCATGACTGCCCGGCACCGGGTGGGGGAATTTGATCTGACGCTTGCGCATAAGGTTGACTTCGGATTGGGCGTGATCGTGAATTCGATTCGCTACGGGGCGGAGACCGTTCCATACGGGTATGGCCCCTTTTGTTCGCTCCGTACTTTCGGCCACGGCGGGGCGCAATCATCCCAGGGATGGTGTGATCCGGAGCGTGGCCTGGTCGTCGCCTATTTCTTCAACGGACGTCCCGGCGAGGGCCAGCATGGACGCCGTCTGCGAAAACTGAACGAAGCGATTTGTGCCGATTTGCAACTGACCTGAAAACAGGTGAAGGCACACTCATACTGAAGAGTACTGAAGAGGAGCCGACTTTAGCGTCGGCAGTTCCTTGGGTACGATTTTCGCTTATCGTTGACGGACAAAGATACTTTGCTTTGTGACACGTACGATTGGCGGTTTGCAGGTCAACACGTGGATGGTCGAGCCTCACGGCGTGAACGGATGAATCACTTATCGACTGGTTTTGATGTTTGAGTAATCAAGAGTGGTTCAGAAGTAGAGCCTTGGTGGATGTTTTTGAGATAATCAGGCCAGCGCCAGTCCTCCGATGCTTTATATCGACACGCAGATTTGAACAATAAGGGAGTCTGCGTACCTTGTATCGATTCTCCTTACGTTCCAAACCGAGGATCGATTCAAGGTGTAAGACAAGGGGGCCACTGGAAGCGTGGATAAGCGACTCGATTCGCAGTCCTTATGCACTGCGCCCCGACTGGCTCTGGTTCGTTGTCACACGTCAAGCGACCTGATTTTCATAGACAATTTGATTGTAAGAGGCTGCCGCTGAAGACAAGATTGGCGGTATTTTCGTGTGGATACAGCATGACTCAGGCAAACCTGTGCTGGAGAGAGTGGCTCAGTCAGTCTGAGATGGCCGTCTCCGTCATGTTGCGCCGAATCTGCGTCAAGGGGCGGGGCGGTCAACGAACAACCGCAGTGGGTCGGGCGGACGGTGCGGAGTCTATGTGATTTGGCCCGTTGCTGATTCACCGGAACGAGTCGCCAATGGAATTCGGGCATTGAGGAACTGAGATGAAAGTGATTGTCACCGGGGGGGCTGGCTTTATCGGCAGTCACATCGTGGATGCGTTGCTCGAACGAGGCGATGTGCCCGTTGTCATCGACAACCTCGAATCTGGATCGAGACGTAATTTGCCTGCGGGCGTTCCCTTGTATGAGGCTGATATTCGCGATCAGGATCAGGTTCGCAGAATCTTTGACGAAGTCAGACCCGAAGGGGTTTGCCATCAAGCCGCTCAGATATCGGTCAGCAGGTCGATGCGTGAACCAATCTTCGATGCGGAAGTGAACGTACTTGGCTTGCTGAACATTTTTGAGAATGCGTCCCGAGTTGGTGTGAAACGCGTCGTCTTTGCCTCGTCAGGAGGCGTGCTCTACGGAGATGTGACGTCCCCCGCGTCTGAGGATTTTCCGAAGAAACCAAAATCCGCCTACGGCATCAGCAAGTGGGTCGGCGAACAATACCTGGAGTTTTACGCCAAGGAGCGCAACTTGCAGGGGGTCGCCTTGCGGTATTCGAACGTCTATGGACCACGTCAAAATCCCGAAGGGGAAGCGGGGGTCACGGCGATTTTCATCAGGCGGACCCTGGACGGAAAAGGAATCACCATCAATGGTGATGGGAAATACATCAGAGACTTTGTTTATGGTCCCGACGTCGCACGAGCGAATGTCGCAGCCTTACACACGGACCTGGCCGAGGATTTCGCTGCGATCAATATCGGGACCGGACTCGGGGTCGACATCAATGAGCTGGCTCAGATGATCGCGGATTGCCATCTTGATGACTTGAAGAATCAGGGGCAGGTGGGCAGAACCATCGAGATTCAGCATGGTCCTCCTCGCATCGGGGATTTGCGCTCCAGTCTCGTGTCGCCGGTGCTGGCAGAGCGGCTACTGGGATGGAAACCGACTGTTTCACTCAAGGAAGGATTGCGAGAAACCGTGCGGTGGTTTGGTAAGCGGCCGAGCGAGTTATGATCGACATCCGCTCCGAGAGGTCCCGTTGCAACCGTCATGTGGGAATTGCGACGAGTCGTCTCAATTCCCACATCAAATTCAGCCGTGGGAAAGTCTGACAGATTCTGCGGAAGTAACCGCCGCATGAATTGGAAAGTGACGTCGGGCCAAGGCAGAGACGGAAATTGAACTGTTCATCCATTAGGATTCACAATGCTTGACGCGAAGCTTTCGCAGATGATCGAACAAACTGGTCAACAGCACCTGTTGCGTTTTTGGAAAGAGCTGTCCGCCGAACAGCAGAAGCTCCTGGCAGCGCAGCTTGCGGATCTGGACTGGGATCTCGTCTCCAACTTCGCAAAAAAGGGAACCAGTCCGCAGAGCGACTTTGAGGAACGTGCCCGTCGGGCCGCTCCTCCTGCGTATGTGGTCAGGACGCCGAAGAGTGCCGCCGACCGGGATAAATGGCGGGCCGCTCGGGAAATCGGAGAGAACGCACTCCGCGAAGGGAAAGTCGGTGCCGTGCTGCTGGCTGGCGGCCAGGGGACTCGACTCGGATTCAAGCAGTCCAAGGGCCTGTTCCCGATTGGTCCCGTGACGAATCAGTCATTGCTCCAGATCCTGGCAACCAAGTTAATCGCCACGTCACAGCGGTATGGCACCACGATCCCCTACTTCGTGATGACCAGCGACAAGACGCATGACGAGATCGAGGAATTCTATCGCCGAAACAATTACTTCGGTCTTGATCCCAAGGATGTGTTCCTGTTTCCCCAGGGCTTTGCACCATCCGTCGATTTGAAGTCCGGAAAAGTCCTGCTGGCCGACAAGGGAAATCTCAGCATGAGCCCCGATGGGCATGGGGGATTGTTCTCGGCCCTCTGGAAGGCAGGGCTGTTCGACGAGATGAAACGAAGAGGGATTGAATATATCTTCTCGCATCAGGTCGACAACCCGCTGGCGCGTGTTTGCGACCCTGAATTCATCGGTCTGCACCTGATGCATGAATCAGAGGTCTCAACAAAGGTTGTCGCGAAAACCGGACCTGACGAGAAGGTGGGTGTGGCCGTGGACATCGACGGCCGGACGCAGATTATCGAGTATAGTGATTTGCCCAAGGACCTGGCGCAGGCACGTGACGCGGCGGGTGATTTGAAATTCTGGGCAGGCAGTACCGCCATCCATCTTTTCAATCGCAGCTTCCTCGAACGGGTTGCGACATCCGACAACATTCTTCCCTGGCATCGAGCCATCAAGAAGATTCCTCATATTGATGAACAGGGTAACGCGGTGGAGCCGACCGTTGAGAACGGAGTGAAGTTCGAACGATTCATCTTCGACACCCTACCGCTCGCGAAGGTGGCGCTCATCGTTGAGACCGTCCGCGATGACGAGTTCGCGCCGCTGAAGAACAAAGAGGGAGAGTTCTCTCCTGATTACGTGCGTGACCGGATGGTTCGGTTAAGCAAACGCTGGTTGAACTCGGTCGGCGTGAATCCTCCAGACGACGTCGCTGTTGAGATCAGCCCCCGCTTTGCTCTTTCACCGGAAGATCTGTCGGCCCGTACCGGCGAACTCGCTGCGGTTCCATTCGATAGTCCCACGTACCTTGGCCCCAAAGACTGAACTCTTGATCGACAGCGTTGTCATTTCGGAAATACCTTTCATGAATTCGCCTTTGACCATCGACGATCCGCTTGTGTTCGATACGTTTTTCCGCCCACAGGTCTGGGGGGGAAGGGGGATTCAGTCTCAACTGGGAAGAACGCTTCCCTGTGAATTGCCGTATGGAGAGGCTTGGGAGCTCAGTTCACTTCCCTTGCATGAAAGTCGGGTGCTCGAAGGGAAAAATGCCGGCCGTCCACTTGCTGAACTGTGGACGAAGTCGCGAAAGGAACTGACGGGCGGCGGAGGTCGCGATGTCTTTCCGCTGCTGCTGAAATGGCTCGAATGCAAAGAACTCCTGTCACTTCAAGTCCACCCTGATGATGCGATGGCGCAGCGGCTTCTGAACGAACCTTACGGAAAATCAGAAGCGTGGGTCATTGTGTCGGTGGAACCGACCGCCCGGATTTACGCGGGACTTCAGCCCGGCGTAACCCGCGAGGATTTCCTGGCCCATATGAAGGGGGGGACAGTCGAGAAGTGCTTGCATTCGTTCGTACCACGTCCAGGTGATTGCGTCTCCATACCCGCCGGGACGATTCACGCGGCGGGGGGAGGACTGATCATTGCAGAAGTGCAGCAGTCCAGCGACGCGACATTCCGCTTGTTCGACTGGAACCGGCTGGGGCTGGACGGCAAACCACGTCCGTTGCAGATCGACAAGGCGGTCGATGCGATCAACTGGGACCAGGGCCCCGTTTCCCCTGTCGTTCCTGAAAAAATTCGTTGTGAATCGTCAGGGCTCAGCGGAGAACTCCTTGTCGACGGCGTGGGCTTCCGCATGGAACGCTACACATTACACCAGCCAGGTGCGACGCCGCATTCGGGTGAGTTCACAGTCTGGATGGTGCTGGAGGGGGAAGTGTCGTTGACAAATTCCGGTACAGGGTATACCCGCGACTTCCAGAAGGGGTCGAGCTTCATGATTCCGGCGAGTGCGGGACAGACGCGGCTGAGCCCGAAAGAAAATGCGGGTTTGTTGACATTACTTTGTGTTCGCCTTACTTAAATGGCCGTGGATGAAACGGAGGTCCAGACATATCTGGAGGTTTCGCGACCACTTGAACCCCCCATCACGGATGAATAAAGGGATTTTAAGTTGAAGATCGTAGTGATCGGGACCGGATATGTCGGATTAATTACGGGGACCTGCTTCGCCGAAAGCGGCAACGACGTGATTTGCGTCGATGTGGACAGTGAAAAGATCCGGAAGCTGAATTTGGGTCAGATTCCCATTTATGAGCCCGGACTCGATGAACTAATTGTCCGCAATGTCGAAGCAAAACGTCTGCGGTTCACAACCGAGCCTAAAGACGCCATCCCACAGGCCCAGTGCGTCTTCCTTTCTGTAGGGACTCCTCAGCGAGACGACGGCTCCGCAGACTTGGCCGTTTTCTGGAGTGCGGTCGATTCGATTGCCCCGCACCTTTCCCACGATGCGATCGTCGTGGTCAAGAGCACCGTTCCCGTGGGAACCAATGCTGCTGTTGCGCGTCGCCTGCAAGATCTGCTGGGTCGCCCGGTCCACGTTGCATCGAACCCGGAATTTCTGAAAGAGGGCTGTGCTCTCGAAGACTTTATGAAGCCGGACCGGGTTGTAGTCGGTGTGACACGGCCTGAAGTGGCTCAGGTCCTGCGGGAACTCTATCAGCCTTTCCTGCGGACCGAGCACCCGTTCCTGGTGATGAACCTGGAAAGTTCTGAGATGACGAAATACGTCGCGAACTGCATGCTCGCGACCAAGATCAGCTTCATCAACGAGATGGCGAACGTCTGCGAGCAGGTCGGTGCCGATATCAACCACGTACGCAAGGGGATTGGCCACGATCAGCGAATTGGTTTCGCATTCCTGTTCCCCGGTGTCGGGTACGGCGGATCGTGCTTCCCCAAGGACGTGCGCGCGATGATTCGCGTCGCCGAACAATCGGGGATTGAACCTCACATTCTCGAAGCTGTCGATGCAGTGAACGTTGCTCAGAAAGAAGTCTTGTTCCAGAAAGTGCACAAGCACTTTGGAGGAGAACTCAAGGGGCGGACCATCGCCATCTGGGGGCTGGCTTTCAAGCCTCGGACTGACGATATCCGCGAAGCCCCGTCACTCATTCTGATTGACCGACTTCTCGCGGCAGGAGCGACCGTGCGGGTGCACGATCCTGTTGCCATGGAGAACGTTCGCAAGATCTACGGAGATCGACTCACCTATTGCCAGACTCCTTACGATACGTTAGACGGTGCTGAAGTACTGGCTATCGTTACGGAATGGAATGAATTCAGAAATCCAGATTTCGGTGTCATCCGTGAGAAGCTGAAATCTCCTGTCATTTTTGATGGTCGAAATCTGTTTGATCCAATGAGGATGACTCAGTTAGGATTTCATTACTCCGGGATCGGGCTGGAATCAAAGACCGACGCCAAGGATGGGGCCGGCAGCAAAACAACATAACTATTCCATGAGGGAATTGAGGTTTTCCAGCAATGCGATCAATTCTTGTGACAGGAGGGGCTGGATTTTTAGGCAGCCATCTTTGCGAACGGTTACTTGAGCGGAACGAGAACGTCATCTGTCTCGACAACTTCTTCACCGGTCGCAAAGACAATATCCTGCATCTGATGGGGAACCCCCGGTTTGAATTGATCCGCCACGACATCGTTCACCCCATCGTGCTCGAAGTCGATCAGATCTATAACCTGGCCTGTCCCGCATCACCTGTCGCCTATCAGTTCAACCCCATCAAAACAATCAAGACCTCGACCGTTGGCGTGGTCAATATGCTGGGACTGGCCAAGCGATGTCGCGCCCGGATCCTGCACTGTTCCACGTCTGAAGTCTATGGCGATCCGAGTGTTCATCCCCAGCGGGAAGACTACTGGGGGCATGTGAATCCGATCGGCCCGCGAAGTTGTTACGACGAAGGGAAGCGTGTCGCCGAGTCGTTGTGCATCAACTATCACCAGGAACACGATCTGGCCGTCCGGGTGATCCGGATCTTCAATACCTACGGGCCGAGAATGGACCCGAATGATGGACGCGTCATCTCTAACTTCATCACACAGGCGATACGCGGCGAACCGATCACCATCTACGGCGATGGCTCTCAGACGCGATCATTCTGCTATTGCGATGATCTGATTCGCGGGATGATGCAGATGATGGATCAGGACACCGAAATTGGCCCCGTCAATCTCGGTAATCCTGATGAGTACTCAATGCTGCAACTGGCCGAAGAGGTATTGAGGGCGATTCCGGAATCCAAATCCAAGATTACGTTTGAGCCCCTTCCCAAGGATGATCCAAAGCAGCGATGCCCGGACATCACCAAGGCGAAAGCCGTACTCGGCTGGTCCCCGACCGTCGGTCTTCGCGAGGGTTTGGCCAGGACGATCGCCTACTATCGTCAGGAACTTTCACGGGCCAGCTGATTCAGTATCACCACCGTCGAACTGGCCTCGCTGTCGCGTGCTATGCGAAGTGAATCCGAGCATCTGATATTTCACGGGAACCTCCATGATGAAGATCAAGATCGGCCAGATAGGGACGGGGCACGGACACGCGTCGGGAAAGCTGGAGGTTTACCGGAAATCCGACGACTACGAAGTTGTGGGGGTGGCGGAACCGGATGACCGGCTGCGGCGGAAAGCGGAGTCGAATCCCGCTTTCCGTGATGTGCAGTGGATGTCAGTTGAGCAATTGCTGAATACCCCCGGGCTTCAAGCGGTCGCTGTCGAGACAGAGCCCCGACACCTGCTCGCCCATGCGGAGCAGTGTATTGACGCCGGAATGCACGTTCATCTGGATAAACCCGCGGGCGAATCCTTGAGTCAGTTCCGGCGGATTCTTGATACTTCTGCTCGGCGACATTTGTGCGTGCAAATGGGGTACATGTACCGCTACAACCCGGCCGTCGTCCTTTGTCGGGATCTGGTGAAGAAGGGCTTTCTGGGTGATCCGTTCGAGGTCCACTGCGTGATGAGCAAGCAGCTGGACCGCGCTGCGCGGCTGAAGCATGCAGAATATCGCGGTGGAATGATGTTCGAACTCGGCTGTCACTTGATCGATATTGTGGTCAGTCTGCTGGGGGCACCCGACTCAGTGTTACCCGTGACAGAACACTCGTCTGACCAGGCTGATGAACTACTGGATAACATGCTCGCGGTGCTCAAGTATCCGCGCGCGATCGCTTCGGTCAAATCGTCAGGGCTGGAGGTGGAAGGCTTCGCACGGCGTCACTTTGTTCTGTGTGGAACCGAAGGAACCATCCATATTGAACCGCTCGACAGTCCGAAGGTGGTAAGACTGGCTCTGTCGAAAGAGCGGGGAAAATACCGAAAAGGGTACCAGGATGTCCCCGTCGAGTCTTATCAGCGCTATGTTGCCGATGCGGCCGATTTCGCGAAGATCATCCGGGGCGAAAAAATGAGTGACTGGTCTGTCACACATGATCTGGCGGTACAGGAGACTGTGCTCCGGGCGGCGGGGTGTCCCACCGACACGTGACAAATCTTAGTCAGCCCGAACGTCGGATTGAGTCAACTCGCATGGTCCGAGCACGACACGATTGTTTTGTGATCCCTCTGATTTGAAAGACGGCAATGAGTCTTCAGCGACGTGATGAGATCCTGGCCCGGTTGCGCAAGAACGTTGCCGCAGGTCGACCGATCCTGGGTGGAGGTGCGGGAACCGGACTGTCCGCAAAGCTGGAAGAGGCGGGCGGCATCGACTTGATCGTGATCTACAATTCCGGCCGGTTTCGCATGGCGGGCCGTGGGTCGCTGGCTGGAATGATGCCGTACGGTGACGCCAACGCGATTGTCATGGAGATGGCTCGCGAAGTGCTGCCCGTCGTTTCAAAAACGCCGGTACTGGCGGGAGTCTGCGGCACCGACCCGTTTCGATTGATGCCCCAATTTCTGCGGGAGGTGCAGGAGGCTGGTTTCAGCGGGGTTCAAAACTTTCCCACCGTCGGATTGATCGACGGACAATTTCGGCTCGGGCTGGAAGAGACGGGCATGGGCTACGATAGGGAAGTCGAAATGATCCGCATGGCGGGGGAAATGGGGTTGCTGACGACACCCTACTGCTTCAACGTGGAAGAGGCCGAGGCGATGGCCAGGGCGGGTGCCGACATTCTGATTCCCCACATGGGGTTAACGACCAAAGGGCTGATCGGCGCCTCGACAGCGGTTACGCTTGAGGAAGCGGCGCGGCGCTGCCAGCAGATGCACGATGCAGCGAAACGGATCAAACCAGATATCCTCGTCCTGTGCCACGGGGGGCCGATCGCCGATCCAGAGGATGCACAGTATATTCTTGATCATACTGAAGGAATTGTAGGGTTCTATGGGGCGAGTTCCATGGAACGACTTCCGGTTGAACCCGCGATCATCGACCGGATTCGCGAGTTTTCCGAGATCCATTTCCGCCTGCCATCCTGAAGTTCGGAACGGGTATACTCGGTTCCCGCAGTTCCTCAGGCAGCGACAGTTGCTGAGGGGCGAGGGAGTCGATACCCTCGCGATGCTGTCGAAAATGCAGCCTCACGAAGAAATTGCCGACCAATGGGATCTCACCCATTGCGTAGTTTTCCGGCGAAGGAAATTGTTGCTTTTAGGAGAGCTCTGAGTATGACCGACGTTGCCCCCATTCGAGTTGCGATCACCGGTGCTGCCGGCCAGATTGGCTATGCGTCCTTGTTCCGACTCGCCTCGGGCCAAATCTTCGGGGCCCATCGCCCTGTGATTCTGCACCTGATCGAACTTCCTGCTGCGGTCGGGGCATTGGACGGGATCCACATGGAACTCGACGACTGTGCTTTCCCGACACTGGCCGGGGTGCAAAAGTTCGACAGTGATCATCTCGAAGACGCATTCCGTGATGTCAACTTCGCGATCCTCGTCGGCAGCGTTCCCCGTAAGCAGGGGATGGAGCGTTCTGACCTCATCCGTATCAACGGCCCCATCTTCACGAATACCGGCAAAGCGATTCAGGCCGCAGCCGCCAAGGACGTCCGGGTTGTTGTCGTCGGAAACCCCTGTAACACGAACTGTCTGATCGCCATGTCGCACGCTCCGGACGTGCCACGTGATCGCTGGTTCGCCATGACGCGTCTCGACCAGAATCGTGCCGCCGCTCAACTGGCTCAGAAGTCCAATCGACCCGTCGCTTCGGTCACCAATCTGGCGATCTGGGGTAACCATTCTTCGACGCAGTTCCCAGACTTCCTCAACACCAAGATCGATGGCAAGCAAGCAACCAGCGTCATTTCCGACCATGCCTGGTTGAAGGGTGACTTCGTCACGACCGTTCAGCAGCGCGGTGCTGCCGTCATCAAAGCACGTGGTGCTTCCAGCGCTGCAAGTGCTGCCAATGCTGCACTCGATACGGTGAAGAGCATCGTAACGCCGACCGCCGCGGGTGACTGCTTCAGCGCCGCTGTCTACTCGGACGGAAGCTACGGAATCGAAGAAGGTCTGGTCACCGGTCTGCCGCTCAGCACTGACGGCAAGAACTGGAGAGTTCTGCCTGGTTTCGAGATTGATGAATTCAGCCGTTCGCAGATCGACAAGACCATCAATGAATTGAAGCAGGAACGCGATACCGTTCGTGACCTGCTGCCCTGATGCATCGAGCTTTCGCAGCGTGCGATGCATTGAGTGCATCGCACATGTCGTTGCTCAACCGGACATGATCCCGTCTGCCGCTGGTGGACGGGATCATTTTGTGTGTCGTGGGAACGCCCGAAGAACTGTTCTTTTTGCCTGAGTCTATGTCGATCAGCGGAGCCTTCATGTCCCCTCGGATCGTTATCGTTGGTGGGGGGTTGGCCGGTCTGGCGGCTGCCGTGGCCTTAACGGAACGCAATTTACCTTGTCTGGTGCTCGAATCCCGGATACGGCTGGGAGGCCGGGCGAGCTCTTTCCACGATCCGACAACGGGTAGTGAGATTGATAATTGCCAGCATGTCACGCTGGGATGCTGCACCAACTTTCGCCATTTCTGCGAAGCGACAGGCTTGGCCAGTTCCTTCCGCAGGGAACCTGCACTGCACTTCGTCGGGCCTTCCGGCAAGGTCGATCGCTTCGCCGCAGGACCACTTCCAGCCCCGCTGCATCTTCTGGGGGGATTCGCCAGCCTGTCGTATTTGTCCTGGCAGGAAAAGCAGGCACTGGCACGAGGGCTGAAAGCCCTGGCGAGACCGGTCAGTTCGGCGGATGAGGCACTCCCTTTCAGCGAGTGGCTGAAGCAGCACCGGCAGCCGACGAACGTCGTCAACCGGTTCTGGTTTGTGGTGCTGGTCAGTGCCCTCAGCGAGTCGCTCGATCGGATTTCGGTGACGCATGCGAGGAAGGTGATCGTTGATGCGTTTCTTGCCAATCGGGATGGGTGGTATGTGGATATTCCCACCGTCCCCCTCGAAACGCTCTACGGAGGACTTCTGGTCGAATGGCTCACCTCGCGTGG is from Schlesneria sp. DSM 10557 and encodes:
- a CDS encoding malate dehydrogenase, which encodes MTDVAPIRVAITGAAGQIGYASLFRLASGQIFGAHRPVILHLIELPAAVGALDGIHMELDDCAFPTLAGVQKFDSDHLEDAFRDVNFAILVGSVPRKQGMERSDLIRINGPIFTNTGKAIQAAAAKDVRVVVVGNPCNTNCLIAMSHAPDVPRDRWFAMTRLDQNRAAAQLAQKSNRPVASVTNLAIWGNHSSTQFPDFLNTKIDGKQATSVISDHAWLKGDFVTTVQQRGAAVIKARGASSAASAANAALDTVKSIVTPTAAGDCFSAAVYSDGSYGIEEGLVTGLPLSTDGKNWRVLPGFEIDEFSRSQIDKTINELKQERDTVRDLLP